One Thermoleophilaceae bacterium DNA window includes the following coding sequences:
- a CDS encoding glycine--tRNA ligase produces MSDVVTMEKIVALCKRRGFIFQSSEIYGGLASTYDYGHYGVLLKQNVKNEWWRANLQERDDMVALDAAILMHPKVWEASGHLAGFSDPLVQCLGECKQRFREDHLREAQPEGELRCPVCGGELSEPRQFNLMFQTNMGPVVEEGSTIYLRPETAQGIFVNFKNVLQFARKRPPFGIAQVGKSFRNEITPGNFIFRTREFEQMEIEFFVPPQEAPVWYDRWRQWRLDWYERLGIRADHLRMREHGSDELSHYSSATSDIEYLFPMGWSELEGIANRGDFDLTQHAKFSGEKLDYVDTATGERYVPYVIEPSAGADRGTLAFMVDAYDEEEVEGRQRVVLRLHPRLAPVKAAVLPLVNKDGQPEKARAIYEELRKRMPAEFDTGGSIGKRYRRQDEIGTPWGVTVDHQTMEDDTVTLRDRDSLSQDRIAINALGDELERRLAADWKSPKLNP; encoded by the coding sequence ATGAGCGATGTCGTGACCATGGAGAAGATCGTCGCCCTCTGCAAGCGGCGCGGCTTCATCTTCCAGTCGTCCGAGATCTACGGCGGCCTGGCGTCCACCTACGACTACGGCCACTACGGCGTGCTGCTCAAGCAGAACGTGAAGAACGAGTGGTGGCGCGCGAACCTGCAGGAGCGCGACGACATGGTCGCCCTCGACGCCGCGATCCTCATGCACCCGAAGGTATGGGAGGCGTCAGGCCACCTCGCCGGCTTCTCCGATCCGCTCGTCCAGTGCCTCGGGGAGTGCAAGCAGCGCTTCCGCGAGGACCATCTGCGCGAGGCGCAGCCCGAGGGCGAGCTTCGCTGCCCGGTGTGCGGCGGCGAGCTGTCCGAGCCTCGCCAGTTCAACCTCATGTTCCAGACCAACATGGGGCCTGTGGTGGAGGAGGGCTCCACGATCTACCTGCGGCCGGAGACGGCGCAGGGCATCTTCGTGAACTTCAAGAACGTGCTCCAGTTCGCGCGCAAGCGGCCGCCGTTCGGCATCGCCCAGGTGGGGAAGTCGTTCCGCAACGAGATCACTCCCGGGAACTTCATCTTCCGCACACGCGAGTTCGAGCAGATGGAGATCGAGTTCTTCGTACCGCCTCAGGAGGCGCCCGTCTGGTACGACCGCTGGCGCCAGTGGCGGCTCGATTGGTACGAGCGGCTCGGCATCCGAGCCGACCACCTGCGCATGCGCGAGCACGGTTCGGACGAGCTTTCGCACTACTCGAGCGCCACGTCCGACATCGAGTACCTCTTCCCGATGGGTTGGTCGGAGCTCGAGGGCATCGCCAACCGCGGCGACTTCGACCTCACCCAGCACGCGAAGTTCTCGGGCGAGAAGCTCGACTACGTGGACACCGCCACCGGCGAGCGCTACGTGCCATACGTGATCGAGCCGTCCGCCGGGGCCGACCGCGGCACGCTCGCGTTCATGGTGGACGCGTATGACGAGGAGGAGGTGGAGGGGCGCCAGCGCGTGGTGCTGCGCCTCCATCCGCGGCTCGCGCCGGTGAAGGCGGCGGTGCTGCCGCTCGTGAACAAGGACGGCCAGCCGGAGAAGGCGCGCGCGATCTACGAGGAGCTGCGCAAGCGCATGCCCGCCGAGTTCGACACGGGCGGCTCGATCGGGAAGCGCTACCGGCGCCAGGACGAGATCGGCACGCCATGGGGCGTCACGGTCGACCACCAGACGATGGAGGACGACACCGTGACGCTTCGCGATCGCGATTCGCTGTCACAGGACCGCATCGCGATCAACGCGCTCGGCGACGAGCTGGAGCGGCGGCTGGCCGCCGACTGGAAGTCGCCGAAGCTCAACCCCTAG
- the metG gene encoding methionine--tRNA ligase — translation MSFYITTPIYYVNAEPHLGHAYTTIAADILARHMRQRGEDVFFLTGTDEHGEPVAQAAEREGVSPRELADRNSVKFRDLVKRVNATNDFFIRTSDPEHERAVQEVVQKIHDNGFVYEGTYEGYYCPRCADFKTDAELVEGNKCPIHLIVLEREKEDNWFFKLSAFQEPLEKLYAERPDWVTPQARYNEALSFIKGGLQDVSLSRARISWGVPVPWDESQVIYVWIDALLNYYTALSYAREGEDLTERYWPARHLIGKDILKFHAVIWPAMLMAAGIEVPKSIFIHGYLLMDEHKMSKSLGNVIDPFEVMDRFGTDTLRYYVFREVNFGQDGSISAAGFETRYNAELANEYGNLASRTLAMIGRYRDGVVPDGSPDIDLAGVERRVSQKLDRVDLSGALEEIWNAVRTLNRYVQDEEPWKLAKDPAAEERLDTVLYSLAEGLRFVSVLLHPYMPDSASKLLAALGQEELSYDVASFGAGAGGATVGKLDPLFPRIESPAAA, via the coding sequence ATGTCGTTCTACATCACCACGCCCATCTACTACGTCAACGCGGAGCCGCATCTCGGCCACGCGTACACCACCATCGCGGCCGACATCCTCGCGCGCCACATGCGCCAGCGCGGGGAGGACGTGTTCTTCCTCACCGGCACCGACGAGCACGGCGAGCCGGTGGCGCAGGCCGCCGAGCGCGAGGGCGTGTCGCCGCGCGAGCTGGCCGATCGCAACTCGGTGAAGTTCCGCGACCTCGTGAAGCGCGTGAACGCGACCAACGACTTCTTCATCCGCACGAGCGATCCCGAGCACGAGCGCGCCGTGCAGGAGGTGGTGCAGAAGATCCACGACAACGGCTTCGTCTACGAGGGCACGTACGAGGGCTACTACTGCCCGCGCTGCGCGGACTTCAAGACGGACGCGGAGCTCGTTGAGGGCAACAAATGCCCCATCCACCTGATCGTGCTCGAGCGCGAGAAGGAGGACAACTGGTTCTTCAAGCTCTCCGCCTTCCAGGAGCCGCTCGAGAAGCTGTACGCGGAGCGCCCGGACTGGGTCACGCCACAGGCGCGCTACAACGAGGCGCTCTCGTTCATCAAGGGCGGACTGCAGGACGTGTCGCTGAGCCGCGCGCGCATCAGCTGGGGCGTGCCGGTGCCGTGGGACGAGTCGCAGGTGATCTACGTGTGGATCGACGCGCTCCTCAACTACTACACGGCGCTCTCATACGCGCGCGAGGGAGAGGACCTCACCGAGCGCTACTGGCCGGCGCGCCACCTGATCGGCAAGGACATCCTCAAGTTCCACGCGGTCATCTGGCCGGCGATGCTGATGGCGGCGGGCATCGAGGTGCCGAAGTCGATCTTCATCCACGGCTACCTGCTGATGGACGAGCACAAGATGTCGAAGTCGCTCGGCAACGTGATCGACCCGTTCGAGGTGATGGACCGCTTCGGCACCGACACGCTGCGCTACTACGTCTTCCGAGAGGTGAACTTCGGGCAGGACGGCTCGATCTCTGCCGCCGGCTTCGAGACCCGCTACAACGCGGAGCTCGCGAACGAGTACGGCAACCTCGCGAGCCGCACGCTCGCGATGATCGGCCGCTATCGCGACGGCGTGGTGCCCGACGGGTCCCCGGACATCGATCTCGCCGGTGTTGAGAGGCGCGTCAGCCAGAAGCTCGATCGGGTCGACCTGAGTGGCGCGCTCGAGGAGATCTGGAACGCGGTTCGAACGCTCAACCGCTACGTGCAGGACGAAGAGCCGTGGAAGCTCGCGAAGGACCCGGCGGCGGAGGAGCGGCTCGACACGGTGTTGTATTCGCTCGCGGAAGGCCTGCGGTTCGTGTCCGTGCTGCTGCACCCGTACATGCCGGATTCGGCGTCGAAGCTGCTCGCGGCGCTCGGGCAGGAAGAGCTCTCCTACGACGTTGCCTCTTTCGGGGCGGGGGCCGGCGGCGCAACGGTGGGAAAGCTCGATCCGCTCTTCCCGCGCATCGAGTCGCCAGCGGCCGCGTAG
- a CDS encoding TetR family transcriptional regulator yields MEASSAPPQGERRLESEKAQRIVAAMRESVGTRGAAGATFDHVAREAGVSRGLLHYYFGSKERLLVEVVRHDTELRVATLERNLAPASTLDAVVQVLVTQVRSFLAEDPASQAVIYEMFSASRHNEELRAEMASLFTQTRDHIAAALREKHEAGVVKLRDKPENVASVLLGLGDGITMQLISDPEWDSDAAFELGIRTARFLLGADD; encoded by the coding sequence ATGGAGGCTTCATCCGCACCCCCGCAGGGGGAGCGCAGGCTGGAGAGCGAGAAGGCGCAGCGGATAGTCGCGGCCATGCGCGAGAGCGTGGGCACGCGCGGTGCCGCGGGTGCCACCTTCGATCACGTGGCGCGCGAGGCGGGCGTCTCCCGCGGCCTGCTCCACTACTACTTCGGCTCCAAGGAGCGTCTGCTCGTGGAGGTCGTGCGCCATGACACCGAGCTGCGCGTGGCCACGCTGGAGCGCAATCTCGCGCCCGCGTCCACGCTCGACGCAGTCGTGCAGGTGCTCGTCACGCAGGTGCGCAGCTTCCTTGCCGAGGACCCGGCGTCACAGGCGGTGATCTACGAGATGTTCAGCGCGTCTCGGCACAACGAGGAGCTGCGCGCCGAGATGGCCAGCCTCTTCACCCAGACCCGCGACCACATCGCCGCCGCATTGCGAGAGAAGCACGAGGCGGGCGTGGTGAAGCTGCGCGACAAGCCCGAGAACGTGGCGTCGGTGCTGCTCGGCCTCGGCGACGGCATCACGATGCAACTCATCTCGGACCCGGAGTGGGACAGCGACGCCGCATTCGAGCTCGGCATCCGCACGGCACGCTTCCTGCTCGGCGCGGACGACTAG
- a CDS encoding TatD family hydrolase, which yields MVDTHCHLDSCKPPDAELVERARAAGVTHLATVGMHDESIERALQAAHEFDNVVAIVGRHPHYTEGFGEADLHAIERAAADPRARATGETGLDYFRDHSPRDDQRRAFEAQIDLAARTRLPLVIHTREAEEHTFDLLRDRASELTVILHCFSAPSRVEECVERGYMCSFAGNVTYPKAVELQAAARDLPEELLLVETDSPYLAPQPVRGKPNEPANVVATAQFVAELRGIPYEQLDAAVERNAARVFAGW from the coding sequence GTGGTCGACACCCACTGCCATCTCGACTCCTGCAAGCCGCCGGACGCCGAGCTTGTGGAGCGGGCGCGCGCGGCCGGGGTCACGCATCTCGCCACCGTGGGCATGCATGACGAGTCGATCGAGCGGGCTCTACAGGCCGCCCACGAGTTCGACAACGTGGTGGCGATCGTGGGCCGCCATCCGCACTACACCGAGGGCTTCGGCGAGGCGGATCTGCACGCCATCGAGCGCGCCGCCGCCGACCCGCGCGCGCGGGCGACCGGCGAGACCGGGCTCGACTACTTCCGCGACCACTCACCGCGCGACGACCAGCGCCGCGCCTTCGAGGCTCAGATCGACCTCGCCGCGCGAACGCGGCTACCGCTCGTGATCCACACTCGCGAGGCGGAGGAGCACACGTTCGATCTGCTCCGCGATCGTGCGAGCGAGCTCACCGTGATCCTGCACTGCTTCTCCGCGCCGTCGCGCGTGGAGGAATGCGTGGAGCGCGGCTACATGTGCTCGTTCGCCGGCAACGTGACCTACCCAAAGGCGGTGGAACTGCAGGCGGCCGCACGCGACCTTCCCGAGGAGCTCCTGCTGGTGGAAACGGACTCGCCGTACCTCGCGCCGCAGCCCGTCCGCGGGAAGCCGAACGAGCCGGCGAACGTCGTGGCCACGGCGCAGTTCGTCGCGGAGCTGCGGGGCATCCCCTACGAGCAGCTCGACGCGGCAGTTGAGCGCAACGCCGCGCGGGTCTTCGCCGGCTGGTGA
- a CDS encoding LCP family protein — MTDGAPGPPPPDYKVYKSRPGLLDRMRSPGEAWDRLRRNRQFKRRLPGQPQRGKAFWIKRGVKYVLIAAVAWVLLSVVLFFISAQTNSGLPKSAEDSLSHGGNLLSGSTVLVLGSDARPPNEHEPGAGGPSRSDSIMLLHAAFGSVRRLSIPRDSYAAIPGHGSQKINAAFAFGGAGLAVRTVENFLGGGVRINHVVEVSFQDFPHLIDSLGGITVTLKHCVVSQNVFENGDIFKLHRGTHHLNGKQALEFSRIRENRCAPNETDIQRAERQQLVLQRMRAQALKPTTFFRLPWVAWNAPRAVRTDMGGMSLGTLFTDLVTGGSGSTHVLKPSGIGPGTSLIISPAERQAAVRQLLGR; from the coding sequence GTGACTGACGGAGCCCCCGGCCCCCCGCCGCCGGACTACAAGGTCTACAAGTCGAGGCCGGGCCTGCTCGACCGCATGCGCTCGCCTGGCGAGGCATGGGATCGCCTGCGCCGCAACCGACAGTTCAAGCGCCGGCTGCCGGGGCAGCCGCAGCGCGGAAAGGCCTTCTGGATCAAGCGCGGGGTGAAGTACGTGCTGATCGCGGCTGTGGCGTGGGTGCTGCTGTCCGTGGTCCTGTTCTTCATCAGCGCGCAGACGAATTCCGGGCTGCCGAAGAGCGCGGAGGACTCGCTCTCCCACGGCGGCAACCTGCTGTCGGGCAGCACGGTGCTCGTCCTCGGGTCCGACGCGCGGCCGCCGAATGAGCACGAGCCGGGCGCGGGCGGCCCCAGCCGGTCGGACAGCATCATGCTGCTCCACGCCGCCTTCGGGAGCGTGCGCCGGCTCTCGATCCCGCGCGACTCCTACGCCGCGATCCCCGGCCACGGCTCGCAGAAGATCAACGCCGCGTTCGCGTTCGGCGGCGCGGGCCTTGCGGTGCGGACGGTCGAGAACTTCCTCGGCGGCGGCGTGCGCATCAACCATGTGGTGGAGGTGAGCTTTCAGGACTTCCCGCACCTGATCGACTCGCTCGGCGGAATCACCGTCACCCTCAAGCACTGCGTGGTGTCGCAAAACGTGTTCGAGAACGGCGACATCTTCAAGCTCCACAGGGGCACGCATCACCTGAACGGCAAGCAGGCGCTCGAGTTCTCGCGTATCCGCGAGAACCGCTGCGCCCCCAACGAGACCGACATCCAGCGCGCCGAGCGCCAGCAGCTCGTGCTTCAGCGGATGCGCGCCCAGGCGCTCAAGCCCACCACCTTCTTCCGCCTGCCGTGGGTGGCGTGGAACGCGCCGCGCGCGGTGCGCACCGACATGGGCGGGATGAGCCTGGGCACCCTGTTCACAGACCTCGTCACTGGCGGGTCGGGCTCCACGCACGTGCTCAAGCCCTCGGGCATCGGGCCCGGCACGAGCCTGATCATCTCGCCCGCCGAGCGGCAGGCGGCGGTGCGACAGCTGCTCGGGCGTTAG
- a CDS encoding asparaginase: MARPLVKLLATGGTIAMTGTPARPALSGQELVVAVPGLADVAELQVEQLSNIPGVNLDPPAMARALAAASSTPADGVVLTQGTDTIEETAELASLTWARDEPLAITGAIRTGGSTGSDGPRNLLDAVLYAAAPEARGLGPVVVFDGLAHAAGDAVKSHSWRSDAFSSEAPLAEIREGRVRVLRTPQPLDAIALPDARLDAYVPIIVAAAGMDSRAFEQDAAAFVIIGLGAGHLPQTMLAGVDRTLAAGIPVVLCARPERGGTLERTYGFEGSETDLAQRGVVLAGSASAWKARIRVLLALALERDPRELFTNR, from the coding sequence ATGGCCCGGCCGCTCGTAAAGCTCCTGGCTACCGGCGGCACGATCGCCATGACCGGGACTCCGGCGCGGCCGGCGCTGAGCGGGCAAGAGCTCGTGGTCGCGGTGCCCGGGCTCGCTGATGTGGCGGAGCTTCAGGTCGAGCAGCTGTCGAACATACCCGGCGTGAACCTCGACCCGCCGGCCATGGCACGCGCGCTCGCCGCGGCTTCGAGCACCCCGGCGGATGGCGTGGTGCTCACTCAGGGAACGGACACGATCGAGGAGACGGCCGAGCTCGCTTCGCTCACCTGGGCGCGGGACGAGCCTCTTGCAATCACTGGCGCGATCCGCACCGGAGGCTCCACCGGATCGGACGGTCCGCGGAACCTCCTCGACGCCGTGCTCTATGCGGCTGCGCCTGAAGCGCGCGGGCTGGGGCCGGTGGTGGTGTTCGATGGGCTGGCGCACGCAGCCGGCGACGCGGTGAAATCCCACAGCTGGCGGTCGGACGCCTTCAGCTCGGAGGCACCGCTGGCGGAGATCCGTGAGGGACGCGTGCGGGTGTTGAGGACGCCGCAGCCGCTCGATGCGATCGCGCTCCCCGACGCACGGCTCGACGCGTACGTGCCGATCATCGTCGCCGCGGCGGGCATGGACTCACGCGCATTCGAGCAGGACGCCGCCGCGTTTGTGATCATCGGCCTGGGCGCCGGTCACCTCCCGCAGACGATGCTTGCCGGCGTTGACCGGACGCTCGCCGCCGGCATCCCGGTGGTGCTGTGCGCGCGGCCCGAGCGCGGCGGCACGCTCGAGCGCACCTACGGATTCGAGGGCTCCGAGACGGACCTCGCGCAGCGCGGCGTGGTCCTCGCCGGGAGCGCCTCCGCGTGGAAGGCACGCATCCGCGTGCTCCTTGCGCTCGCGCTCGAGCGCGACCCTCGCGAGCTGTTCACGAACCGCTGA
- a CDS encoding ROK family protein: MAPRRVIGMDAGGTKLLGGVVDADLVVHHRVHRRIDGLDQAELVETIVDAVEEARAVAPDVGAVGFGIPALVRPATGSVMVSNHLPLDGIPFKALMSERLDMPVAVDNDSNVAILAEHRAGAARGADDAVMLTLGTGIGGGLLFEGKVYRGSVGAGAELGHIVVDPNGPECPGDCPGRGCLEAFASGNAIGRAGQEAARRSPESSLGRALAQGREVTGGLVTELAHDGDELAIEVLAEAGRWLGIGLVSLVNALNPELVIVGGGASAAGELMLGPAREVLSERGLPPNRELVKLVTAHFGSEAGMIGAALLALDLITRKVPE; this comes from the coding sequence ATGGCGCCGCGGCGCGTAATCGGAATGGACGCGGGAGGAACCAAGCTGCTTGGCGGCGTGGTGGACGCGGACCTCGTGGTGCACCACAGGGTGCACCGGCGCATCGACGGGCTCGACCAGGCAGAGCTCGTGGAGACGATAGTGGACGCGGTGGAGGAAGCCCGTGCCGTCGCGCCCGATGTGGGGGCGGTGGGGTTCGGAATTCCCGCATTGGTACGACCCGCCACGGGATCTGTGATGGTCTCGAACCATCTGCCGCTCGACGGCATCCCCTTCAAGGCGCTCATGAGCGAGCGGCTCGACATGCCGGTGGCGGTGGACAACGACTCGAACGTCGCGATCCTCGCCGAGCATCGCGCGGGTGCGGCCCGCGGCGCCGACGATGCGGTGATGCTCACTCTCGGCACGGGCATCGGCGGAGGGCTGCTGTTCGAGGGGAAGGTCTACCGCGGCTCCGTCGGCGCCGGGGCCGAGCTCGGGCACATCGTGGTGGACCCCAACGGGCCCGAATGCCCCGGGGACTGCCCTGGGCGTGGCTGCCTCGAGGCATTCGCCTCGGGCAATGCGATCGGGCGCGCGGGCCAGGAGGCGGCGCGCCGCTCGCCGGAGTCGAGTCTGGGCAGGGCGCTCGCACAGGGGCGTGAGGTCACCGGCGGGCTCGTGACGGAGCTCGCGCACGACGGCGACGAACTGGCGATCGAGGTGCTGGCCGAGGCTGGGCGCTGGCTCGGAATCGGGCTGGTGTCGCTCGTGAACGCGCTCAATCCGGAGCTTGTGATCGTGGGTGGCGGCGCGTCGGCCGCGGGTGAGCTGATGCTCGGTCCAGCGCGCGAGGTGCTCTCGGAGCGGGGACTGCCGCCGAACCGGGAGCTCGTCAAGCTCGTGACGGCGCACTTCGGCAGCGAGGCGGGCATGATCGGCGCCGCGCTGCTCGCCCTCGACCTGATCACGCGGAAGGTGCCGGAGTGA
- a CDS encoding FmdB family zinc ribbon protein, which produces MPIYEYRCERGHTFEVMQRMSDEPITNCTTCDATVQRVFHPVAVHFKGSGFYTTDYGKKRSGASSSSGDSSSSSDSKSESKSETKSSSESSSSSSD; this is translated from the coding sequence ATGCCGATCTACGAGTATCGCTGCGAGAGGGGCCACACCTTTGAGGTGATGCAGCGCATGAGCGACGAGCCGATCACCAACTGCACCACCTGCGACGCGACGGTGCAGCGCGTGTTCCACCCGGTCGCCGTCCACTTCAAGGGATCCGGCTTCTACACCACGGACTACGGGAAGAAGCGTTCGGGCGCCTCCTCCTCGAGCGGCGACTCGTCGTCCTCCAGCGACAGCAAGTCCGAGTCGAAGAGCGAGACGAAGAGCTCTTCCGAGTCTTCGTCGTCCTCCTCGGACTAA
- a CDS encoding DUF11 domain-containing protein produces the protein MNSAPAGADAFGPQFQVSLNGGTGDPTGTGQKPDIAYNTRHNEHLVVWVATGNGTVAIYGQRIDQDGNAIGGPFQISDNSTAKAQNTSEPPTVTYNPVADEYLVAWGARPTGGGEDVYVQRVAADGTLLLPADELISDTGTYSDLETQEPVYSPDSNEYFVVWKADGSTGGQQIYGQRLAADGSQIGSDIQISQMTGQADDAVSLAYNSREHEYLAVWRGFQTGAEDEIYGQRLSLTGAEIGTNDFQISDMTASGTANPPRVAYNSRDDQYLVAWTGDFGTGNDQVFIQLLDAAGNKVGAQAPISDDTVEAFRPDIAYNPNSDEYFVSWHNGDNEVHGQYLSAAGAETGTNDFLISENPPDVFARPSVDYNSATCDYAAVYMAGTLAPPPGAATRGIPFTSLDVYGRRVSAPPCMADLSVTKTAAAQVQLGGNVTYTITVTSNGPSDALGVTLTDTVPAGTKFVSATSSQGSCTGTTAVSCSIGTLAVGASANVTVVVRPTKTGTVSNTATVAGSRQDQNAANNSATATTKVVDTIRPRVSVAGVRLCVRRAMVVRVHIRDRSPLRYARVFVDGKRIKSTKRKAFLVKISAKSLHGKQHRLKVVARDTSGNTRTVRRVFAKCAVRHIAPRFTG, from the coding sequence GTGAACTCCGCTCCTGCGGGCGCGGACGCCTTCGGACCACAGTTTCAAGTCTCGCTCAACGGAGGGACCGGCGATCCCACTGGCACTGGGCAGAAGCCGGACATCGCCTACAACACACGCCACAATGAGCACCTCGTCGTGTGGGTGGCGACGGGAAACGGCACGGTCGCGATCTACGGTCAGCGGATTGATCAGGACGGCAACGCGATCGGCGGGCCGTTTCAAATCTCCGACAACAGCACGGCGAAGGCACAAAATACGTCTGAGCCTCCGACGGTGACCTACAACCCCGTGGCGGACGAGTACCTCGTCGCATGGGGTGCTCGCCCGACCGGTGGCGGGGAGGACGTGTACGTGCAGCGCGTGGCCGCCGACGGGACGCTGCTGCTGCCAGCCGACGAACTGATCTCGGATACCGGCACCTACAGCGATCTGGAGACTCAGGAGCCGGTTTACAGCCCGGACTCAAACGAGTATTTCGTCGTCTGGAAGGCGGACGGGAGCACAGGCGGTCAGCAGATCTACGGGCAGCGCCTGGCGGCCGACGGCAGCCAGATCGGCTCGGACATCCAGATATCGCAGATGACCGGTCAGGCCGACGACGCCGTCTCGCTCGCCTACAACAGCCGCGAGCACGAGTACCTGGCGGTCTGGCGTGGCTTCCAGACCGGTGCCGAGGACGAAATCTACGGCCAGCGGCTCTCGCTCACGGGCGCGGAGATCGGGACGAACGATTTCCAGATCTCCGACATGACCGCGAGCGGCACCGCCAACCCGCCGCGCGTCGCGTACAACTCGCGCGACGATCAGTACCTCGTCGCTTGGACGGGGGACTTCGGAACAGGCAATGACCAGGTGTTCATCCAGTTGCTCGACGCTGCGGGAAACAAGGTCGGAGCCCAGGCGCCGATCTCGGACGACACCGTCGAGGCGTTCCGCCCGGACATCGCCTACAACCCGAACTCTGACGAGTACTTCGTCAGCTGGCACAACGGCGACAACGAAGTACACGGCCAGTACCTGTCCGCCGCGGGAGCGGAGACCGGGACCAACGACTTCCTGATCTCCGAGAACCCGCCGGACGTCTTTGCCCGGCCGTCGGTGGACTACAACTCGGCCACCTGCGACTACGCGGCGGTCTATATGGCCGGGACGCTGGCGCCGCCGCCGGGCGCGGCCACACGGGGCATCCCGTTCACGTCGCTCGACGTCTACGGACGACGGGTGAGCGCCCCGCCCTGCATGGCGGACCTCAGTGTCACCAAGACCGCGGCCGCCCAGGTGCAGCTCGGCGGGAACGTCACCTACACGATCACTGTGACGAGCAACGGGCCGAGCGACGCGCTCGGCGTGACGCTCACCGACACGGTTCCGGCTGGCACCAAGTTCGTCTCCGCGACAAGCTCGCAGGGCAGCTGCACCGGCACCACCGCGGTGAGCTGCAGCATCGGCACCCTCGCGGTTGGCGCTTCGGCCAACGTCACAGTTGTCGTGCGTCCGACGAAGACCGGGACGGTGAGCAACACCGCCACGGTGGCGGGTTCCCGCCAGGATCAGAACGCGGCGAACAACAGCGCGACCGCGACCACCAAGGTCGTTGACACGATCCGGCCGCGAGTGTCTGTCGCCGGCGTCAGGTTGTGCGTCAGGCGGGCCATGGTCGTTCGCGTTCACATTCGCGACCGGTCGCCGCTCCGTTACGCGCGGGTGTTCGTCGACGGCAAGCGAATCAAGTCGACCAAGCGCAAGGCGTTCCTGGTGAAGATCAGCGCCAAGTCGCTCCACGGGAAGCAGCATCGGCTCAAGGTGGTCGCGCGTGACACATCCGGCAACACGAGGACGGTGAGGCGGGTGTTCGCGAAGTGCGCAGTCCGGCATATCGCGCCGCGCTTTACCGGCTGA
- the rsmI gene encoding 16S rRNA (cytidine(1402)-2'-O)-methyltransferase, with amino-acid sequence MSGRLVVCPTPIGNLEDVTLRVLSALREADLVACEDTRRTRTLLDRYGVKAKLVSYHEHNEDQRSAELVTRMNEGATVALVSDAGMPLVSDPGYVLVRACVAAGLPVEVLPGPSAALAALVASALPSDRWRFVGFLPRKKGELRRALAEPGGTLVAFEAPGRVPATLAVLAELDPQREVAVCRELTKMHEEVVRGGAEELAKRYANAPPKGEVVLVIAPAPEGDASHVDEAALHALTRLVEAGARARAAATVVAELTGTSANALYRAYID; translated from the coding sequence GTGAGCGGCCGCCTGGTTGTTTGCCCCACTCCGATCGGCAATCTCGAGGATGTCACCCTGCGCGTGCTGTCCGCGCTGCGCGAGGCGGACCTCGTGGCGTGTGAGGACACGCGCCGCACGCGCACGCTGCTCGACCGCTACGGCGTGAAGGCGAAGCTCGTGTCCTACCACGAGCACAACGAGGACCAGCGCTCAGCCGAGCTCGTCACGCGCATGAATGAAGGCGCGACTGTGGCGCTGGTATCGGACGCCGGCATGCCGCTCGTGTCGGACCCGGGCTACGTGCTCGTGCGCGCGTGCGTGGCGGCCGGGCTGCCGGTGGAGGTGCTGCCGGGACCCAGCGCCGCGCTGGCTGCCCTCGTGGCCTCGGCGCTGCCGTCGGATCGCTGGCGCTTCGTCGGCTTCCTTCCGCGCAAGAAGGGCGAGCTGCGGCGTGCGCTGGCCGAACCCGGCGGCACGCTTGTGGCGTTCGAGGCGCCCGGGCGGGTGCCGGCGACCTTGGCCGTGCTCGCGGAGCTCGACCCGCAGCGCGAGGTTGCGGTGTGCCGGGAGCTCACGAAGATGCACGAGGAGGTGGTGCGTGGCGGCGCGGAGGAACTGGCGAAGCGTTACGCGAATGCGCCGCCCAAGGGCGAGGTGGTGCTGGTGATCGCACCGGCGCCGGAGGGCGACGCGAGCCACGTGGACGAGGCCGCGCTGCACGCACTCACGAGGCTTGTGGAGGCCGGGGCGCGGGCGCGCGCGGCGGCGACGGTGGTGGCCGAGCTCACCGGTACGAGCGCGAACGCGCTCTACCGCGCGTATATCGACTAG